Part of the Sodalinema gerasimenkoae IPPAS B-353 genome is shown below.
GGACCGAGTTTTTAAGACTTGGGGAATGGCGGCGATGATGCGATCGCTCACGGATTCTGGGCTATCTCCGGAGGTGACCTCAATACGTAAATCCGCCTGTTCATAGCGCGATCTCCGTTCGTCTAAAATCCGTTGGAGGGTTTGTAGGGGATCATCGGTTTGCAACAGCGGGCGACTCTCATCACCCCCGAGTCGTTCAACCAACAACTCGGGGGCAACATCCAGCCACACCACTAAGCCATAGCGGAGATAACTCCAGTTCGTTAAATCCACCACAATTCCGCCCCCTGTCGAGATGACGGAACGCTGGTACGCCGACAGTTGGGAGAGGACTTGAGATTCGAGTTGTCGGAAGGCGGCTTCCCCCTCCTGGGCAAAAATCTCACTCACGGATTGTCCCGCCACCTGTTCAATCAGGCTGTCTGTATCAAAGTAACGATAGTGAAGCTGATGAGCGAGGTGGGTTCCGGTGGTACTTTTCCCGGAACCCATCATCCCAACAAGATAGATATTCAGTCCTTGCAAAAGCTCTTTCGCGGACATGGAGCGCCTTGGACAGTGGGTTGTGCGTCCTCTAGTTTATCTGGCTTTGGCAATCGGGAAAAGCTAGACCCTCAGCGGCGATCGTTCCTACTGAACCCTCATCTCGGAACTCTCAGTCTATGATAGGGGAAACATAAAACCTTTTTTAAGATTACTAGCTTCACACCTGAACCCTTCAGCATAGATATCAATGACTGGGCAATTCGCGTTAACGGATCGACAACAACAGATTCTCTGGGCGACCGTCCGTCACTATATTGCGACGGCGGAACCGGTCGGCTCAAAATCCCTGGTGGATGACTATAACTTGAGTGTCAGTTCCGCCACGATTCGCTCGGGGATGGGACTTCTCGAAAAAGCCGGGATGCTATATCAACCCCATACCTCCGCCGGCCGGGTTCCCTCGGATTTTGGCTATCGAGTCTATGTGGACTATCTCATGACCCCCTCCGACACCCTGGCCGATCAGGCCCAACGGCTGTTTACAGAACGCCTCAATTGGGAAACCTGGAGTCTGGAGGCGGTGTTACGAGGGGCTGCACAAATTCTCTCGACCCTCAGCGGTTACATTACCCTCATCTCCCTGCCACAATTGCACACCGCCAGTTTGCGCCATTTGCAACTATTGCAAGTGGACCCCGGTCAGGTGATGCTGATTGTGGTGACCGATGCCTATCAAACCCAATCGATGTTGATGAGTGTCCCCAGTCCCGAGGATGACGGGGACGATGGCCTCGATCCCGAAATTCTCGATCGCGAACTACAAATTCTCTCCAACTTCCTCAACAGCCAATTACGGGGGAAAGCCATCGCCGACTTAGCCACCTTGGATTGGGGAGAACTCGATCGCCAATTCCAACGCTACGCCGACAGTCTCAAAACCCTATTTGTGGATTTGGCCCAACGCCTGGAACAGCCAATGATCTCTCCTATGGCCATTAGTGGCTTAGCGGAAGTGTTACGCCAGCCGGAGTTTACGGAACTGCAACAGATTCAGTCTCTAGTGCAACTGTTGGAGGAGGAACAGGAACAACTGTTTCCCCTGATGTTTGAACCCTCAGAACGACTAGGGGGCGATCGCCGAGTGAATGTCCGCATTGGTTCAGAGAATCCCCTTGAACCGATCCGATCCTGCACCCTCGTCTCAGCCAGCTATCGCCGAGGGTCCCAAGCGGTGGGAAGTCTCAGTCTCCTCGGCCCCACCCGCATGACCTACGACGGGGCCATCACCATGGTTCAAGCCGCCGCCGACTACCTCTCCAGCCAACTCAGTCTAACGGACAGTTAAGGCAGAAGCGACCACAAGAGGGTGACCACGGTTCGCGATAGCGAGTGGCTGGTGTCGAGCCGATAGCGAGCGACTGGCGTTCCCAACGCCCCTACGTCTTTTCTTTTGCCTCTTGCCTTCTTCAAGCCAAATACGTATAGCTACGCAGACTCTGTTCATAGTTCTGCAAGAGTCGCTGAGACTCCTCAATCGAGATGTTCCCCTTTTGTAAGGCCGACTCAGTGGCTTTGCGGATATTCTCTAGCAAGTCCTTGCCGTTGTACTCCACATATTCCAAGACTTCCGTCATCGTATCTCCCTTCACTAGATGTTCGATTTCGTAGCCATTGGGAGTCAGGTGGATATGAACCGCATTCGTGTCCCCAAAGAGGTTATGGAGATTTCCCATAATTTCTTGGTAGGCCCCGACGAGGAACATCCCTAGATAATAGGGTTCTTCCGGTTTGAGAGGATGTAGTTCTAGGATGGATTTGGTTTTTAGGCGATCGATAAAGCGATCGATTTTCCCGTCACTGTCACAAGTGAGATCCGCCAGAGTTCCCCGTAAACTGGGTTCTTCGTTGAGACGGTGGATGGGGAGAATGGGGAATAATTGCTCGATCGCCCAACTGTCGGGTGCGGATCGAAAAATGGAGAGGTTGGCGTAGTAAATCGAGGCCAGGGTTTTTTCTAAGACTTCCAGTTCCGTGGGAACGTCCGCTTGCTGGCGTACGATGTCATAGATTTTACGACAACAGGCCCAGTAGAGTTGTTCGGCTTTGGCCCGTTCACTGAGGCTGAGATAGCCGAAACTAAAGATACTGGTCGCCTCATCTTTGAACTGAACGGCATCGTGATAGGCTTCCTGGTAGGTCTCAGGGGTGATGGAGTTGTAGGTTTCTCGCAGGTTCCGTAAAATCAGATGTTCTTTGTCGGGCCCCGCTTCCGGAATCCCCGAGGGTGCGTCACTGCTTCCTAAGACATTAAAGATGAGGAGGGAGTGGTGAGAGGCGATCGCTCGGCCACTCTCGCTGATGAGGGTGGGGACGGCTTGCTGTTTCTCTTCACAGGCTTCTTTGACTTCCGCCACGATGTCATTGGCGTAGTTCTGCATATTGTAGTTTTTCGAGGCGTAGAAGTTGGTTTTAGACCCGTCGTAATCTACCCCTAAGCCGCCACCAACATCGAGATATTGCATATTAGCCCCGAGTTGGGCCAGTTCCACGTAGATTTGGCTGGCTTCTCGAATTCCGTCTTTAATGGCGCTAATACAAGAGATTTGAGACCCGATGTGATAGTGCAGTAGTTGTAGGCTATCGAGGAGATTAGCTTGGCGTAATTGGTCTACGGCGGTGATGATTTCTGGGATGGTGAGACCAAATTTGGCGCGATCGCCACTGGACCCTCCCCAGCGGCCAATCCCCTTTGCACTGAGTTTGGCGCGAACTCCCACCACGGGGTTAATTCCCAACTGTTGGCTAACGGAGATGACTAACTCAACTTCTTCGGGTTGTTCCAGGACGATAATCGGTTGTTGGCCTAGGCGGGTGGCTAACATGGCGGTTTCAATATAGCCGCGATCCTTGTAGCCGTTACAGATGAGTAGGGAACCGGAGGTTTTGAGGCTGGCTAAGGCGATGAGGAGTTCAGGCTTGGACCCGGCTTCTAAGCCGAAGTGATAGGGTTCCCCGAAACGCACTAAGTCTTCGATGATGTGGCGTTGCTGGTTGCATTTGACGGGGAAAACGCCTCGATAGACCCCAGGATAGTTGTAGCGGGCGATCGCCTTGGCGAAGCAGGCGTTAATCCGTTCGATGCGGTCTTCGAGAATATCGCTAAAACGCAGCAGTAGTGGGAGTTCTAGGTTGCGCTTTTTTAGGGCCTCGACCAGTTCATAGAGATCCAAAGAACCGCCGCGATCGCCCTGGGGAGAGACGGTGATATGGCCGGCGGAGTTAATCCCGAAATAGGGGTCGCCCCAACCCCGGATGCGATAGAGTTCTTCGCTATCTTCAATTGTCCAAGAGGATGTTGATGGATTTTGGGGACCAGTCCCATTGTGCGCCATAGCGTCACTCATGGGGGATGTGGCGGAATCAACCATGGGGATTACTCTCCTGACAGGGGTCACTGAGTCCACAGTGTATCGCAGTTGTTTGGGGAGTTGGGCGCTGAATCTGAGGATCTCCCTGGACTGGAGGGGGGGCGATCGCTCAAAAATCCGTGATTTCACTGATGTTTTCAAAGATTTGATGAATCAAGTATCCCCCCTATTTGGTAGATGCGTGAAATCGCTGAATAATAGAAAATTGCAAATAGCAAAAATAAAAAAACAACAGTGTTTATAAGTATTTTTAGAGCAAAACAACTCCAGTATCAATAAGACAAAATAATGCCTTTGAACTCCGGACATTTTTTGTTAAAGCCTGTAAATGTAAACCAGAGAGAATAACCAGGATAACGTTTGACCTGACTTTTTTGATCCAGCATCTGACCGTCCAGCACTGAATGTACTATTGACACCTTGCGAGAAATCACCATGCTAGATCTAAATGCGTTTGCCGTTGTCAGTCTCGACAACACCACCAGTGAATTTATGGGTAATGGAGACAACCAACTCATTTTAGGTGGAATGGGTCATGACACAATTTTCGCTGGAGGGGGCAATAATTGGGTCTTTGGTGGAGTCGGTGAAGATGTCATCGAAGGCGGAGCAGGTCATGATAGCCTCTATGGTGGACAAGGAGATGACCTGATTATCGTAACGGATGGGGATAATCTCCTGAGTGGAGACCTCGGCAATGATACTCTCTATGGTGGCAGCGGCCAGGATACGATAATTGGCGGTGCTGGGAATGATGTTTTATTTGCTAGAGAGGGTAATAATCTCCTATTTGGAAATCAGGGAGATGATGTTCTTTATAGTGGCAATGGCGACGATTCTATCTATGGCGGACGGGGGAATGATGTGATTATGGGTGAGATGGGGAATAACCTGCTCAGTGGCGATTTAGGGGATGATTCAATTTATGGTGGCTCGGGAGATGACACCATTTATGGAGGGGATGGGAATAACTATATTTCCGCGAGACGGGGCAATAACTTGATTTTTGGTAATTCGGGCAATGATACTGTCTTCGCCGGAAATGGCAACGATACTATCTTTGGCGGAAACGGCAATAATTTCCTCATGGGAGGTCTAGGAGATGACCTAATTTACGGTGAAATGGGAGACGACACCCTCTATGGCGGTCGAGGTCAGAATACTCTCCATGGCGGACAGGGACGAGATGTGTTTGTTCTGACTCCCAATACTGGGGGAATGGAGGCCTCCCAAGCGGATGTGATTGCGGATTATACCCTCCAAGAAGATTCCCTATTGTTGATGGGGGGATTACATGGCGATCGCCTAGAGTTTTTGGCGGGAGAGGGGGAGTTTGCGGGGGATACGCTGATTCGCGATCGCGAAACCGGAGAATATCTCGCAGTCCTCAAGCAAATCACAACCCCCTTAGAGATTGAGATGGCTAGTGATTTGGATGCTCCCAATATGGAGAGTGGGGTCGGAGATGAGCTTGAGTCGGACGAGATGGAGTCTGACTCTCCACTCGATGATGTCACTGATGACGCTGAAGAATCCCCAGTAGCGGAAGAACCTCCCCTAGAAGATGATTCAGTTGAAGAGGAAGAACCTGAGGAACCCATCGAAGAGCCTGAAGAGCCTATCGAAGAACCTGAAGAGCCTATCGAAGAACCTGTAGAACCTGAGGAACCTATCGAAGAGCCTGAAGAGCCTATCGAAGAACCTGTAGAACCTGAGGAACCTATCGAAGAGCCTGAGGAACCTATCGAAGAACCTGAGGAACCCATCGAAGAGCCTGAAGAACCTGAAGAACCTATCGAAGAACCTGAAGAACCTATCGAAGAACCTGAAGAACCTATCGAAGAACCTGAGGAACCCATTGAAGAGCCTGAAGAACCCATTGAAGAACCTGAAGAACCCATCGAAGAGCCTGAAGAGCCTATCGAAGAGCCTGAAGAGCCTATCGAAGAGCCTGAAGAGCCTATCGAAGAGCCTGAGGAACCTATCGAGGAGCCTATTGAAGGGCCCCTCCCCGCTGCAATTAGTTCCACAGCCGTGCAATTTACTCCTAACACCGATGAAGCCACCATCGCCGCATCCAACGCACAACGGCTAACCCTGGGAAGTCAAACCATTTATATTGGCTATTGGCAGGAAAGTGGCGACAATCAAGACCCGATCATCTCTAGCTTTGATAGCGAAAACCCCGAGAATAACTGGGTTCGTACCGATTATGAGTCCACCGGAGCCGATGGACGCGGTCAAGGACTTTTTTGGGATGGAACCCATCTCTATGCGACCTTCAGTACCGATGGAACCCAGGGAAGTCGCGAAGACGACTGGCGACGGGCCACCGGAGATGTCACTCAGAACTGGTTACAGAGTTATGGAGCTGGCGGTGGAGGGAAAGTGGGAGTTTTAGGTCGCATTGACCCCAGTACCGGAGAACTCCTCGATGCAGCCTTTCTCTCAGCCGTGTTAGAGAGTGGCAATAGCAACAGCCTGCAGATTACTGACATCACCACTAATGAGACTGGAAATCTCGTAGTGAGTGCAAAGGCCTGGTTCGGTCCTCGGAATCCTAATGGTTCTCGGATGACTCCTGTGGATACCAGCTCCGGCCCTCCCTTTGACTACACTGTTGAGATTACACCCGATTTGAATACTGTCATCAGTACTTCAGCCGTGGGTTGGGAATAGGCGCTACACTGCCATCGAGCCTCTATGGCGGTGCATCTACGTTCCTAATTTAGCGAAAATTCTCATGCTTTCCTTTGATCTCAACAGCCTGACCCTTGTCACCCTCGATGATACGGATAATCGCTTCATCGGTAATTCTGAGAGTCAACTGATTCTTGGTGCAGCCGGAAATGACACCCTCGCTGGGGTGGGTGGAAATAACTGGATTTTTGGGGGGCCCGGCCAGGATGTGATCGAAGCCGGTGAGGGAAATGATGCGATGTATGGCGGACAAGGGGATGATATCCTCATCGCCAAACGCGGAAATAATCTGCTCAGTGGAGATTTTGGCGATGATACCCTCTTCGGTGGTGAAGGAGAGGATACCCTTGTCGGTGGCGCGGATGATGATCTCATTCAAGGTCGCCAGGGCCAGAATTTTCTGTTTGGAAATGAGGGGAATGATACGCTCTATGCGGGTTCGGGAGATGATAGTCTCTATGGCGGTCAGGGGGATGATTGGCTCCTGGCGCGAGAGGGAAATAATCTGCTGAGTGGCGATCGCGGCAATGATACCCTCTACAGTGGCTCAGGATCGGATACCCTCATCGGCGGTGAGGGGGCCAATACCTTTGTCCTCACGCCAGGAATGGGGAACTCAGAACTGGCTCAAGCGGATCTGATCCTCGACTATACCCCCAGTCAGGATTCCCTGGTCTTGTTTGAGGGATTGACGGAAGATCGTCTAGAGTTTTTGGCGGGAGAGGGAGAATTTGCTGGGGATACGGTGATTCGCGATCGCACCAGTGGTGACTTCCTCGCCATTCTCAAAAATATCAACGACCCAGTGGTGCAACTGGATATCAACAGCGATGCGGAAGAACCGGATTTACTCGATTTCGACTTGGATCTCGATGAGGACTTCGATCTAGGGGTGGGAGACGACGATCTCCCCGATGATGAGTTTTCCCCGCTTCCCGCTGCGATTAGTTCCACCGCTGTTCAATTTACTCCCAACAGCGATGAAGCCACCATCGCCGCATCCGATGCACAACGGCTAACTCTGGGCAGTCAAACCATTTACATCGGATTCTGGCAGCAAAGTAGCATCAATCAAGACCCAATTATCGCCAGTTTTGACAGCGAAAACCCCGACAATAACTGGGTTCGTACCGATTATGAGTCCACTGGCGCCGATGGACGGGGCCAAGGACTGTTTTGGGATGGAAGCAATCTCTATGGGGTCTTTAGTACCGACGGAACCCAAGGAAGTTCGAGCGAAGATTGGCGACGAGCCACGGGAGATGTCACTCAGAACTGGTTACGGAGTTATGGCGCCGGTGGTGGCGCTAAAGTCGGGGTATTAGGTCGCATTGACCCCGCGACTGGGGAGCTTCTGGATGCGGCGTATCTCTCGGCGGTGTTAACCAATGGGAACAGCAACACCCTA
Proteins encoded:
- a CDS encoding calcium-binding protein, which produces MLSFDLNSLTLVTLDDTDNRFIGNSESQLILGAAGNDTLAGVGGNNWIFGGPGQDVIEAGEGNDAMYGGQGDDILIAKRGNNLLSGDFGDDTLFGGEGEDTLVGGADDDLIQGRQGQNFLFGNEGNDTLYAGSGDDSLYGGQGDDWLLAREGNNLLSGDRGNDTLYSGSGSDTLIGGEGANTFVLTPGMGNSELAQADLILDYTPSQDSLVLFEGLTEDRLEFLAGEGEFAGDTVIRDRTSGDFLAILKNINDPVVQLDINSDAEEPDLLDFDLDLDEDFDLGVGDDDLPDDEFSPLPAAISSTAVQFTPNSDEATIAASDAQRLTLGSQTIYIGFWQQSSINQDPIIASFDSENPDNNWVRTDYESTGADGRGQGLFWDGSNLYGVFSTDGTQGSSSEDWRRATGDVTQNWLRSYGAGGGAKVGVLGRIDPATGELLDAAYLSAVLTNGNSNTLTITDITTNEAGNLVVSAESFFGPRNPDGSRMTQVDTSLSSPFDYTLEITPDLNTVVSTSAVGWA
- a CDS encoding shikimate kinase encodes the protein MSAKELLQGLNIYLVGMMGSGKSTTGTHLAHQLHYRYFDTDSLIEQVAGQSVSEIFAQEGEAAFRQLESQVLSQLSAYQRSVISTGGGIVVDLTNWSYLRYGLVVWLDVAPELLVERLGGDESRPLLQTDDPLQTLQRILDERRSRYEQADLRIEVTSGDSPESVSDRIIAAIPQVLKTRSTPPDERTHGTDS
- the speA gene encoding biosynthetic arginine decarboxylase → MSDAMAHNGTGPQNPSTSSWTIEDSEELYRIRGWGDPYFGINSAGHITVSPQGDRGGSLDLYELVEALKKRNLELPLLLRFSDILEDRIERINACFAKAIARYNYPGVYRGVFPVKCNQQRHIIEDLVRFGEPYHFGLEAGSKPELLIALASLKTSGSLLICNGYKDRGYIETAMLATRLGQQPIIVLEQPEEVELVISVSQQLGINPVVGVRAKLSAKGIGRWGGSSGDRAKFGLTIPEIITAVDQLRQANLLDSLQLLHYHIGSQISCISAIKDGIREASQIYVELAQLGANMQYLDVGGGLGVDYDGSKTNFYASKNYNMQNYANDIVAEVKEACEEKQQAVPTLISESGRAIASHHSLLIFNVLGSSDAPSGIPEAGPDKEHLILRNLRETYNSITPETYQEAYHDAVQFKDEATSIFSFGYLSLSERAKAEQLYWACCRKIYDIVRQQADVPTELEVLEKTLASIYYANLSIFRSAPDSWAIEQLFPILPIHRLNEEPSLRGTLADLTCDSDGKIDRFIDRLKTKSILELHPLKPEEPYYLGMFLVGAYQEIMGNLHNLFGDTNAVHIHLTPNGYEIEHLVKGDTMTEVLEYVEYNGKDLLENIRKATESALQKGNISIEESQRLLQNYEQSLRSYTYLA
- the hrcA gene encoding heat-inducible transcriptional repressor HrcA; the encoded protein is MTGQFALTDRQQQILWATVRHYIATAEPVGSKSLVDDYNLSVSSATIRSGMGLLEKAGMLYQPHTSAGRVPSDFGYRVYVDYLMTPSDTLADQAQRLFTERLNWETWSLEAVLRGAAQILSTLSGYITLISLPQLHTASLRHLQLLQVDPGQVMLIVVTDAYQTQSMLMSVPSPEDDGDDGLDPEILDRELQILSNFLNSQLRGKAIADLATLDWGELDRQFQRYADSLKTLFVDLAQRLEQPMISPMAISGLAEVLRQPEFTELQQIQSLVQLLEEEQEQLFPLMFEPSERLGGDRRVNVRIGSENPLEPIRSCTLVSASYRRGSQAVGSLSLLGPTRMTYDGAITMVQAAADYLSSQLSLTDS
- a CDS encoding calcium-binding protein, which produces MLDLNAFAVVSLDNTTSEFMGNGDNQLILGGMGHDTIFAGGGNNWVFGGVGEDVIEGGAGHDSLYGGQGDDLIIVTDGDNLLSGDLGNDTLYGGSGQDTIIGGAGNDVLFAREGNNLLFGNQGDDVLYSGNGDDSIYGGRGNDVIMGEMGNNLLSGDLGDDSIYGGSGDDTIYGGDGNNYISARRGNNLIFGNSGNDTVFAGNGNDTIFGGNGNNFLMGGLGDDLIYGEMGDDTLYGGRGQNTLHGGQGRDVFVLTPNTGGMEASQADVIADYTLQEDSLLLMGGLHGDRLEFLAGEGEFAGDTLIRDRETGEYLAVLKQITTPLEIEMASDLDAPNMESGVGDELESDEMESDSPLDDVTDDAEESPVAEEPPLEDDSVEEEEPEEPIEEPEEPIEEPEEPIEEPVEPEEPIEEPEEPIEEPVEPEEPIEEPEEPIEEPEEPIEEPEEPEEPIEEPEEPIEEPEEPIEEPEEPIEEPEEPIEEPEEPIEEPEEPIEEPEEPIEEPEEPIEEPEEPIEEPIEGPLPAAISSTAVQFTPNTDEATIAASNAQRLTLGSQTIYIGYWQESGDNQDPIISSFDSENPENNWVRTDYESTGADGRGQGLFWDGTHLYATFSTDGTQGSREDDWRRATGDVTQNWLQSYGAGGGGKVGVLGRIDPSTGELLDAAFLSAVLESGNSNSLQITDITTNETGNLVVSAKAWFGPRNPNGSRMTPVDTSSGPPFDYTVEITPDLNTVISTSAVGWE